The Garra rufa chromosome 20, GarRuf1.0, whole genome shotgun sequence genome contains the following window.
TTTACAATTTGAATGTACATAAGTTTTTCTGATTAAAATAAGAACAggaattaacaaaaaataatatggttttgtgttttatttttaatgttttttaaagattctgCTCTactctattctgctcaccaagcctgcatgtatttgatccaaagtacagcaaaaacagtgaaatgttaaaatatttttgaaaaatattgttaaatcttttttctatttgaatatgttttaaaatgtaattttttccagtgatttcaaagctgattttttttaatcatcattactccagtcacatgattcttcagaaatgattctaatattttgagtgatgatgctgaaaatgtagctttgatcacaggaataaattaaataaatatattcaaaaagaaaacagttattctaaatagtaaaaatatttcaaaatagtactgtttgtgctgtattttggatcaaataaatgcaggcttggtgagcagaagagacttcttttaaaaaaaaacttactgttcaaaaacttttgactggtagtgtatttttgtatttttatagaaatatctaaaataCAACACTGTGTTGTTTTATAAAATTCCTCTTCGTCTCCCAAACTTTTACTCTTTCCTCGAAACATtgacattttattaaaatgatcaaCTCAGAAATGCAAATTGTACTCACTAATTTGAGTGTGATGAGTAGTTGACCATAACAGAAGAGGATGGTACCAAAAGGAACCGCAAAGCAGAAGCAGAACAAAAACATGACATAGGATTCATTGTTGTATTTGTTGTTCGTGGTATACCAGTCTGGTCCACAGGAGCACTGCAACCCTTCAGGTATGTACCTGTAAAAGAGACCTCAGTGAGATTGATGGGACAGACAACTCCACACACTTGAATTATAAACCGAGGATTTCACTTATAGACTTGAACATTTTTAGGAGTGGTACAAAAATATGCTATATGAGCTAACATGAGCTTACCGGCTCCAGCCAAACAGTGGAGGGAATGCAGCTGCCGAAGCACTAATCCAGGGAATTATACAGCCAGCTATGGCATGAGGGGTTTTGAAGGTAAAGTTCCCAAGGGGTTTGCAAATGACCAGCCACCTTTCAAATGCTACTACAGCAAGAGACCACAAACTCACCATTCCTGTaacaacagagaaaaaaaaaacagtttatttaacaaGCTAACACACAAGCTTTAAAATAATGTAGATGAATGTTGCATTTTACCTCCAATTGTTGCAAGGAAGCCCTCAATTTTACATGCCGTCGCCCCGAAGATAAAGTACCTATGAAAGAAGGAGTAGAACGACAacggggaaccaaaaatggacACAAACAGGTTGGCAATGGAGAGGTTCACAAGAATATAGTTCAGATGAGATCTAAGTTTCTTGTACTGAATTGTGCAAACAATGGTAAGGATGTTGATTGTAGACCCTCCGAtgaaaataataaacataaaGGCAGCCATGGCCATGAACACGCCTTGGCTTCCCAGGTG
Protein-coding sequences here:
- the opn1sw2 gene encoding opsin-1, short-wave-sensitive 2; this encodes MKQVPEFHDDFYIPIPLDINNISAYSPFLVPQDHLGSQGVFMAMAAFMFIIFIGGSTINILTIVCTIQYKKLRSHLNYILVNLSIANLFVSIFGSPLSFYSFFHRYFIFGATACKIEGFLATIGGMVSLWSLAVVAFERWLVICKPLGNFTFKTPHAIAGCIIPWISASAAAFPPLFGWSRYIPEGLQCSCGPDWYTTNNKYNNESYVMFLFCFCFAVPFGTILFCYGQLLITLKLAAKAQADSASTQKAEREVTKMVVVMVFGFLVCWAPYASFSLWIVFNRGEAFDLRLATIPSCLSKASTVYNPVIYVLMNKQFRSCMMKMVCGKSMEEDEASTSSQVTQVSSVAPEK